One window of the Trueperaceae bacterium genome contains the following:
- a CDS encoding alkaline phosphatase family protein: MRGNSHLPVLDALLPDGFVTPDYTGGSIANLPATIGGLLGVDEGWAAPPLHGTLAANLGRADRVVLLLIDGVGRQRLQQELDCSGGSIEQLVGRAPLLDETLTSIAPATTSAATTVLLGNGAGPAATGMLGYTFLLPRHGVLANMLLFQPVADPLAKAGDLERWGLVPEEFLPTPSLAQVLAQGGARTSAFMPSHLVRTPLSRMQLRGARVEGYINWTDACHKLAKWLDGAPEMSLAYAYLSDFDALSHRDGTNAPSWSLTWANFAAHLRRLMERPARRDGTRTLLLVSADHGHVDCPVDRRHEIQEYPGLQDLSLLGPGGEARHVNLYARGGAKEELLAYCREELTDAFAVLDGAEALAAGLYGPTAVLHPETPARLGDVLLLSRGANHLWDREAEGSMVGMHGSLEPAEALVPLLAFEI; the protein is encoded by the coding sequence ATGCGCGGAAACAGTCACCTGCCCGTCCTGGACGCCCTCCTGCCCGACGGTTTCGTCACTCCCGATTACACCGGTGGCTCGATCGCCAATCTCCCGGCGACGATCGGCGGGCTGCTTGGGGTCGATGAGGGCTGGGCGGCGCCTCCGCTCCACGGTACTCTGGCGGCCAACCTGGGCCGGGCCGACCGGGTCGTGCTCCTGCTCATCGACGGCGTAGGGCGTCAACGGTTGCAGCAGGAGTTGGACTGCTCAGGAGGTTCGATCGAGCAGCTCGTGGGGAGAGCGCCTCTGCTCGACGAAACGCTCACCTCGATAGCTCCGGCGACGACGAGCGCCGCCACGACGGTCCTGCTGGGGAACGGAGCCGGTCCGGCCGCGACCGGAATGCTCGGATACACGTTCCTGCTGCCCCGTCACGGAGTACTAGCCAACATGCTCCTCTTCCAGCCGGTCGCCGATCCCCTGGCCAAGGCCGGTGACCTGGAGCGGTGGGGACTCGTCCCCGAGGAGTTCCTGCCCACGCCATCGCTCGCCCAGGTGCTAGCTCAGGGCGGCGCTCGGACGAGCGCCTTCATGCCGTCACACCTGGTGCGCACGCCGCTGAGCCGGATGCAGCTGCGGGGGGCCAGGGTCGAGGGATACATCAACTGGACCGATGCCTGCCACAAGCTTGCGAAGTGGCTGGACGGCGCGCCGGAGATGAGCTTGGCTTACGCCTACCTCTCCGATTTCGATGCCCTCAGCCACCGAGACGGCACGAACGCTCCGTCGTGGAGCCTTACCTGGGCGAACTTCGCTGCCCACCTGCGCAGATTGATGGAGCGACCGGCCAGGCGCGACGGAACGCGAACGCTGCTCCTCGTCAGCGCCGATCACGGTCACGTGGACTGCCCGGTCGATCGGCGGCACGAGATCCAGGAGTACCCGGGCCTGCAGGACCTCAGCCTGCTGGGTCCGGGCGGTGAGGCGCGGCACGTCAACCTCTACGCCAGGGGCGGCGCGAAGGAGGAACTGCTGGCCTACTGCCGAGAGGAGCTGACCGACGCTTTCGCCGTGCTCGACGGTGCGGAAGCGCTGGCGGCCGGCCTCTACGGCCCCACCGCCGTACTCCACCCGGAGACGCCGGCCCGTCTTGGCGACGTGCTGCTGCTCTCCCGGGGCGCCAACCACCTGTGGGACCGTGAAGCCGAAGGGTCGATGGTGGGGATGCACGGATCGCTGGAGCCGGCAGAAGCGCTCGTGCCGCTCCTCGCTTTCGAGATCTAG